AGACATGTCTGAGACGAAGGAGCAAATGCTCTCCCTTTAATCTCAccgatgtctaggagaaatttGCTGTGATTTTCATCATTATCATTCTTGGGCCTTTTTACAGAGCAGGAGACCTGTGAGCTGAACGAAGAGATAAACTTGAGTTGAGTCAAAAAAGATCAGTACAGACCGGTGAGGAGCTGAGGTCGGCCGGCGGGATCCTCGCAGACAGGACGTCCTTCACAGGAAGTAGCAGCTGCAGTCTGGAGTCAATATGGAGAAGACTGTCGAGTTCAGAAGGTTCGGGAGTGAAACCTTCACCGGACACAACACACAGAGACGAGACCACCTGAGAAATAAAACGGCTTGTCAATGTCAACATTCTGCTTTTAAGGATGAACCTTATACAACATAGATAAATAATGTCAAATCAACCTTCTGCGTATTTTCGTAGTTCAATGAATATGTGCGTATCTAACAGTATCTAACAATAAAGCAACATCTGTGTGTCTTTCAGAAGCCATCTCGTGAAAATCAAGTCCAGCGGGTTTCCTGCACCTGGTATTTGCACTTTTGGACTTCAGACAATATTCTGATTGCTGCCCTCAGACGCTCAGTCCAAAGACCCGAATAACTAAAGCTTGACTAATCTCTTTCTGTTTCCCAGTGAGGAAATCTCCCATCAGGCCGAGAGGCGCTTCAGCGGACCAGCGAGCGCCGGGGTACGGCAGGGGTGAGGTAAGCTTTGGCACGCTGCCCGTGAGCAGATGTCGCAGCCGAAACGGAAGGCCGATCATAAGTCTCTGTGTAATTACGGTGACCTCACAGAGCACTGAGGCGGGATTATAATGTAGGAAAGTGCGATGGAAAAAACTGCAGGTTTGGATAGTTCACAATAACACTGTGACTCTGAGAGATGGCAAAAGTGAGTGAAAAGTGTTTCtaataaataaaggaaataaaacatttaagacaaaccttttttttaaagttgtatGGAAGTTATAGACGAGAAGAGTTTAGTCAGTATAAGGTAGTTTAGTACTTAAACTAGGCAGAATGTTCAAACGGCAAACAGTTTATTCACAATAAAAGTctgttatttataattataatataggATATGAATTTACAATCTGTCCCCATTTTAAGAGAATACAAagacaaatataacaataacaatacagAAGAACGATATCAGAATCCCTTTTAAAGGGATTCATTTCCAGCCGATGAACAAGAAAACATTGACTGCCAATCAAACTCCTTCAGAATTTAACAAAGCTCCCAGTGAAATtttaaatgacaatgcctatttttttcataaaatattgcagcatttatagtaaatagtttatcaatgtgggtcattctctttctaaaattcgtgtgccctcataatcttcagttaaatctgtaaatgcacttccgtcctgtaatgactatccatcttggATGTtttatgttagacggcttgggcggagcatccgttaactcctctcCTTtgactgtcagtctgctgccagttccatttcaaaatgcaacggctatttttatacatccaatcaaatcgcagagaaagatgaaagtCACTCCCCACTATTTTTCTGATTTGAAATttcatttcactcagaaatgcgttgaaatacggaagtaaaaacgatcgcaacttccggttcacggggactttaacattTGGTGTGAATAATCAATAAcacatcacattttttttttttagcaaactgCATTTGCTTTTTTACAGCCATTTATTTCAGAACTACTGTACGtatgtgcagtgttgggtgtaactagttactaagtaattagttactgtaatttaattacttttcccttgagaaagtaaagtaagggattactcttgtttttcctgtaatttaattacagttacttctgatgtaattgaactaaatactgtgtaatatattccaTAGTGGAAACGACATcgaaattataagtctaactttaaaatgtatgctttaatgcgtccttctcacatttgtatactttggtcagttaataagaataatttctgtagttatttacttgaattaattttataagccgtttcatgtctatccttgaatcaattctaatcaaggttgaagTAGGATATAGGAAGTAATTGGTAATAAGTTATTAAAtacttttggagagagtcatttgtacagtaatctaattacattattgaatatgtaactagtaactaattactttttcagagtaaattACCCAACACTGCGTGTGTGCGAGAATTAAATGAGATTAAACCAAAGCGTGACAAAAGTAAATCATAACAACACAAGTGATCTTTGTTCAGCTATCAGAACGGATTTTCTCTGTTCTCGGAGTTCAGGATGGAAACAGAAGAGTGAGTCAAGGTCCCATTTAAAGCCAAAATCACATTCAACCGCACATTCTGTCTCTTTAAGAAGAATGTGTACTACAGAGTGACTCAATGTTCCCGCGGCTCACAGTGCATTTATTACACAGGCAAAATGTCTTTAGTGTCTAGATAATTAAATGTGCAACAAAAAGAAACACATTATATTCTCAGCGTGTAATACAATAAATGCACATTCTGTAATTTCCACTgtcatttctctttctttcgGTACATGTACCTTTGGTGTGTGACTCGATGAATCTGTATTGTTCTGATCTTCCTCTAGATCTTTGAGTAGTTCCtctagtctctctctctcgtgttgTGTCAAGAGCACCGATGTGCCTGCAACACCTGCCAACTGAACACACACAGCATCTATTAGCACCTGGCCTAAAATCACACGAACATTTCATCTTTGTGCCAAAGAAACAAGGAACCAAATTTGTGGAAAGGAAAATGTAACATATGATCAGATCAGATTTCTGAGTGTACATCACATCCAAGCATTCTTTAAACATGAGATCATATCTTTTGTCTATCAAATTATCTAGAAAAATCTTTAACCAAGATACGTTTACTCAAAAAGCAAAATGAGTCTTGTTTTggggaaaaaaaatcaaaatgagtTATGCTTAAAAGAAGATCAAATATCTGTCGATTGGGTTGGACAAATAAATCAAGTTCTACCTCTATTTTAATGACTTAATTCAGGTTATTTTTCCCATAAAGGTTAGCACAGATatctttgcttgttttaagcataaactccCTTGACTTGGATCAttttccataaaataatacaatcttAGGTCGTCATTTTGATTCTCAAGTGAATGTAAATCCTGATTAAactatgtttaaatatttgtagaggaaacaagacaaaaatacaaagtaaGCAGTGTTTACTAACACACAATGTACACCGTTAgactttacatttacagtattccATCATCTTGGTGATGTTCTGGAAAGAAAATGTCCCCTTTCCTAATTCCACCTGACATGGACGAGCAATACTGGGTAATGAATCATTTTTCAGGGCTGTAACGTGAACTAAAGCCTGgctgtttaaaatgaaatagaTATAGATCCAATAAAAATAGATCAATATAGAATAAAGACGGGAAAGATAACTGCCCTGTATAAGATCTTTAAAGCTTCTGCACATGTTCAGTCATATGGGTCTAATTGGCCTGACGTGACCTCCACATACCTCTATATTTTTCTTGACAAAATCTTGCCTGCGCTTGCCGTGAGCAGCTCTGTGCCGTCTGCTGTCTGGAGACTGATCTTCCATCACCTGCTGACCCACTTCAGGCACGTCacacgtgttttctgtgtcaACACGCACAATAAACTGATGAGATGAATGATAAACATGTAATTCACTGATGAAGGTGCTCTACATTTATTACATCACACTGGAcccgtgcacacacacacacgcacgcacaggacacacacacgtctggtttactatctccgtggggacagtccataggcataatgtgtttatactgtacaaactgtatattctatcccctatccctaaccctatccctaaacctaagatcatagaacactttttgcatttttagatttttaaaaaatattgttctgtacaatttattagcttttttgcccatgaggacctcaattttggtccccacggtgacacgagtccccatgtgttggtgtgcattcaggtttaggtccccaccgggatatacaaacatgaacacacacacacacacacacacacacacacacactggacccgtccacacacacacacacgcacgcacacacactgtctGATCTCACGAGCTACAGAAAGATAATTTATGGGAGCATGACGCCCTCTAGTGTTAAAACAACGACATGCAATCAGTAATGTTccagaaaataatttttttacctCTAAATGTGAAAAAATCCTGTCATTAACTCAAATTAAAACCAGTCTTTCTTAAACATGTATTTCTTTCATACTACCACAATATACGCTTCATTATATTGTGCGCCTTAAGCATTAAAACATCTTAGATTTTTCAGAAGAAATGAAAAAGGAGCTTTAGTATCAAATCAACGTTTCAGTTACTCAGTGCAAAATATACTTTgtaatttatcatttccttCACTTCACCTTCCTTTTGACATCTCGGGTTTAAATCTTCGAGAACTTCAGTCCCAAACACAGGCACAAAATCCACTTCCTCGCTGCAATCCTGAGCTGAGAGAATAAAGGTGAATCCCTCATCTCCACAAACAAGAAaagacatgaacacatgaaggAGATTCTTTCACAGATTAGCTTTGCATCTTTTGCATGTTTGATTTGGGTCACGCGATTCACACCACACATGACAGCCGATGTTTGAGAGATTCCTAAGAGCGCTCGTGACGAATGACTGCGCACACACAGCTTTTCTCTTCAATCACACTTACAGCTGTCGGGGGTCAGCGCGAGAAAGCGTCTGGTGTTGTCCATCTCATCGCTGCTCTCGGGACTCATTCTGACAGCCTATAAAGCATGGCTAAATTACCAAAGGGATGAGACGTTTGTATCCATCACCGATGCGTTTGGGCGGAAAAACCCACCTGAAGCTCCTGCCAGAGTCTGAGATGAAGTTCCCTGCCTTTCCGCTTCACCTCTCTCTCCGCTGACACCTTGCGAGCCAGAATCCGGTCCAGTTTCTTCATTTTCTTGATGGCTTTTCTCAACTCTGGATCTTCGTCTTCCTCATCCGAATCTTGTGAAAAACAAACGAAGAGCTATGTTCTTACGTATTTCACTCTACCGTCCAAGTCGATAACACTTACAGAAACACTCAGATCGCTCATTTACCTTGATCAGAACCGTGTTCTGCGCAATCGCTGACATCACGTGTGTTCTCCTGAACCTGCTTTATGATTTATGTCATTAACGCCTACTGTCGTGcgggttttaaatgttttaacaaaaatatacacaacTTCACCGCAGTATCCTTTACATCAGGGCTGAGGACCTCGAGAGACCCGTGGCCGTCTCGACTCGCTCTCCTGATCTCAGAGAAAGACTCTCGACTCCCAGCGTGAGATCGTTCACAGCTGGCCGGTCGAGATATATCATCCAGGCTGCCTTTGGTGATGTCCATGTAATCCTCAGATAAAGCGACTACAACATTTACTGTTGGAAAAGCGTTTTGTTTTTAGAGGCAGAGTTTACTGTTCGTTCCTTCACCAGCACAGTACAGTCCGGGTGAAGTCATGTATGTGCTTTCTGCTCTGCTTTAGACTTCAGATCAAGATATTAGGATTCAAGACTTTCTTATTATTACACGTTTCTTACACATTCATGCACTTCATGGATCACAAGATGACATTGAAAATATAATAAAGCATTAGTGCAGTATTGCTTACCCTGACCAAAGGGCAGATTCTCTGATGGACATGCAATGTTTTCCTGTAACTTCTCTGGATACTATAGTGATAAATCATGAGCATCATGAGTGAAGATAAAGATGGGAtgtttgtgtgtaatgtgtgtcaCGTGTTTGTACCTGCAGGGATTCTGGACCCTCATAACTGACCCGAGAAACCACCTCCAGACGATCCGTTGCGTCCATATCATATCCACGCGCAACTGCACATCTGCGGGGTATTGCGCAAAAGTAGAATTAAGAAAGCCATCATAGATGGAAAATCCAGGCTTAATTCCTTATCTTGGTTTTGTGCAATGTCATCGCTGTACTGTCATCTCTCAGGCTGATCATATCCCATCGTAACGCAAGGAAAAGTAACGTTAGAAAATACGACTTAAAGCATTGCGCATGGTCGGCCTTTACGTTTCATTGGCATGGCGACGCTCAAACAGTTTAAACGAAGCGAGTTACTAAATGGATTTCTTACCCTGTGAACTTCACGCGAGCTGTTTTTTATCCTTTGTTTAGCGCGAGGTATCTAAGGACGCTAAAAGTTACCGGATGTGGTAACTGTGGCTGCAAAATGCTCGACTTCATTGGgccgctgcgcagaccgaacgGTGCATGACAAAAGTGTGCACGGCTTTAAAACGATTCCCAACCAGATGCTGCGTCTCAATCCGCaaactatccgtcctaaatagtgtTCGActgtagaattagtatgtcccaactcgtagtatgttgaaaatagtattccaaagattcccggatggtctactacttccggtagaaattcgaagtgcagatgGAAAAGAGACCTcagctgtgtcccaaatgacatactatacacTAGTATGCACTTAAACTCAGTCATGTAGTGTATGAATTGTTGAAGGGTAGCATCCTCCCAATTGGaatactaaacggttttatactaaccggaagtatatcggtttcccagacgagcgcaaatgacgtcaatcgaacggcacaatgcgtgtgaataataatatatttgcgCATTGTTTTGCCCAGCAATACTCTAGTCATCATCGGACTAGAGTTTTGCTCGAGCACGAGCAGCgtctgatagccccgcctcccttccgttacgtaagcgaaactgcgtccgttgagtgcgtgaagtgtccacagttccacacttcatattttcggcTGAAAAGGTGTATTTAAGCacgtttagatatttgtactacaaaacagacaaaaacacttattaagaatgtcattttttgtgtgtggagAATGATCAGATCATTACAGTTTGAATCTCTTTGTTAAAGTCATAAGAATGAGAGCACAAGTGTTTACAGAAATAGTACACTTTATTATATAGATTAATCTCTGTTCTCATATAATTTATTGTGAAATCTCATAAAGGCTTTTGGATTTGCTGGCACTACACCGACACCTACAGCTGGACATGACTGTATGGTTATTATATAAAGCTTCACATTCACTGTTTCACATCCAAAGCTGAGAAATGCATCTTTCTGTATGAAAATACAACCTAGACAAATATTGATGCCGCGTGTCCCTTTTTAAACCCCACCAATAATTTTggtcatgcaaaaataaaactagGACGTGTCTCACTTAGAACAGACCATAATCACTTCATTATTAAGTCATTACAAACAAGTCAAAATAGAAGATAGAATGTACTgcaacaacatacagtatacatccAGCTAATACTGAgctaatataaacaatatatatatatatacaaaagtATTCTGTAAATCTTGCACACACACGGTTTGATAACGAACACATATTTTAGAAATGTTACACAACAGTTTACAAAACAACAACTATTGTGCAGTGCTGCTGTCTTACAGAGAAACAGCAATCAAGTGAAGACCCAGTCACCATGACAACGGTTATCATGACAGCGTTACGATGATCCTAAAAGTGCAAAAGTCAACCCGCTGTGCTGATACCATCAGATCATATGTGCATGAACAACATTTCATCAAGTATAAATTTGGTTTGAATAGTGTTCTTGCTCTAATAATTGTGTTATGGTCAGTTAAAGA
This genomic window from Triplophysa rosa linkage group LG10, Trosa_1v2, whole genome shotgun sequence contains:
- the fsip1 gene encoding fibrous sheath-interacting protein 1 isoform X6 translates to MDATDRLEVVSRVSYEGPESLQYPEKLQENIACPSENLPFGQDSDEEDEDPELRKAIKKMKKLDRILARKVSAEREVKRKGRELHLRLWQELQAVRMSPESSDEMDNTRRFLALTPDSYEGFTFILSAQDCSEEVDFVPVFGTEVLEDLNPRCQKEENTCDVPEVGQQVMEDQSPDSRRHRAAHGKRRQDFVKKNIELAGVAGTSVLLTQHERERLEELLKDLEEDQNNTDSSSHTPKVVSSLCVVSGEGFTPEPSELDSLLHIDSRLQLLLPVKDVLSARIPPADLSSSPMRLPSLDEMKMGDRGERVLLDVRETREQERRLRDIQQQLQVLDETEPSNPIHLSDDQLKNLLLKCEEEMVRSSSDLSSGLISALDSHNTSPLVFSPPPCSNLSDLLPGAETDNQIPSD
- the fsip1 gene encoding fibrous sheath-interacting protein 1 isoform X1, producing MDATDRLEVVSRVSYEGPESLQYPEKLQENIACPSENLPFGQVNVVVALSEDYMDITKGSLDDISRPASCERSHAGSRESFSEIRRASRDGHGSLEVLSPDVKDTAVQENTRDVSDCAEHGSDQDSDEEDEDPELRKAIKKMKKLDRILARKVSAEREVKRKGRELHLRLWQELQAVRMSPESSDEMDNTRRFLALTPDSYEGFTFILSAQDCSEEVDFVPVFGTEVLEDLNPRCQKEENTCDVPEVGQQVMEDQSPDSRRHRAAHGKRRQDFVKKNIELAGVAGTSVLLTQHERERLEELLKDLEEDQNNTDSSSHTPKVVSSLCVVSGEGFTPEPSELDSLLHIDSRLQLLLPVKDVLSARIPPADLSSSPMRLPSLDEMKMGDRGERVLLDVRETREQERRLRDIQQQLQVLDETEPSNPIHLSDDQLKNLLLKCEEEMVRSSSDLSSGLISALDSHNTSPLVFSPPPCSNLSDLLPGAETDNQIPSD
- the fsip1 gene encoding fibrous sheath-interacting protein 1 isoform X2 is translated as MDATDRLEVVSRVSYEGPESLQYPEKLQENIACPSENLPFGQVNVVVALSEDYMDITKGSLDDISRPASCERSHAGSRESFSEIRRASRDGHGSLEVLSPDQVQENTRDVSDCAEHGSDQDSDEEDEDPELRKAIKKMKKLDRILARKVSAEREVKRKGRELHLRLWQELQAVRMSPESSDEMDNTRRFLALTPDSYEGFTFILSAQDCSEEVDFVPVFGTEVLEDLNPRCQKEENTCDVPEVGQQVMEDQSPDSRRHRAAHGKRRQDFVKKNIELAGVAGTSVLLTQHERERLEELLKDLEEDQNNTDSSSHTPKVVSSLCVVSGEGFTPEPSELDSLLHIDSRLQLLLPVKDVLSARIPPADLSSSPMRLPSLDEMKMGDRGERVLLDVRETREQERRLRDIQQQLQVLDETEPSNPIHLSDDQLKNLLLKCEEEMVRSSSDLSSGLISALDSHNTSPLVFSPPPCSNLSDLLPGAETDNQIPSD
- the fsip1 gene encoding fibrous sheath-interacting protein 1 isoform X3, coding for MDATDRLEVVSRVSYEGPESLQYPEKLQENIACPSENLPFGQVNVVVALSEDYMDITKGSLDDISRPASCERSHAGSRESFSEIRRASRDGHGSLEVLSPDVQENTRDVSDCAEHGSDQDSDEEDEDPELRKAIKKMKKLDRILARKVSAEREVKRKGRELHLRLWQELQAVRMSPESSDEMDNTRRFLALTPDSYEGFTFILSAQDCSEEVDFVPVFGTEVLEDLNPRCQKEENTCDVPEVGQQVMEDQSPDSRRHRAAHGKRRQDFVKKNIELAGVAGTSVLLTQHERERLEELLKDLEEDQNNTDSSSHTPKVVSSLCVVSGEGFTPEPSELDSLLHIDSRLQLLLPVKDVLSARIPPADLSSSPMRLPSLDEMKMGDRGERVLLDVRETREQERRLRDIQQQLQVLDETEPSNPIHLSDDQLKNLLLKCEEEMVRSSSDLSSGLISALDSHNTSPLVFSPPPCSNLSDLLPGAETDNQIPSD
- the fsip1 gene encoding fibrous sheath-interacting protein 1 isoform X5, with the protein product MDATDRLEVVSRVSYEGPESLQYPEKLQENIACPSENLPFGQVNVVVALSEDYMDITKGSLDDISRPASCERSHAGSRESFSEIRRASRDGHGSLEVLSPDVKDTAVQENTRDVSDCAEHGSDQDSDEEDEDPELRKAIKKMKKLDRILARKVSAEREVKRKGRELHLRLWQELQAVRMSPESSDEMDNTRRFLALTPDSYEGFTFILSAQDCSEEVDFVPVFGTEVLEDLNPRCQKEENTCDVPEVGQQVMEDQSPDSRRHRAAHGKRRQDFVKKNIELAGVAGTSVLLTQHERERLEELLKDLEEDQNNTDSSSHTPKVVSSLCVVSGEGFTPEPSELDSLLHIDSRLQLLLPVKDVLSARIPPADLSSSPPIHLSDDQLKNLLLKCEEEMVRSSSDLSSGLISALDSHNTSPLVFSPPPCSNLSDLLPGAETDNQIPSD
- the fsip1 gene encoding fibrous sheath-interacting protein 1 isoform X4, translating into MDATDRLEVVSRVSYEGPESLQYPEKLQENIACPSENLPFGQVNVVVALSEDYMDITKGSLDDISRPASCERSHAGSRESFSEIRRASRDGHGSLEVLSPDVKDTAVQENTRDVSDCAEHGSDQDSDEEDEDPELRKAIKKMKKLDRILARKVSAEREVKRKGRELHLRLWQELQAVRMSPESSDEMDNTRRFLALTPDSSQDCSEEVDFVPVFGTEVLEDLNPRCQKEENTCDVPEVGQQVMEDQSPDSRRHRAAHGKRRQDFVKKNIELAGVAGTSVLLTQHERERLEELLKDLEEDQNNTDSSSHTPKVVSSLCVVSGEGFTPEPSELDSLLHIDSRLQLLLPVKDVLSARIPPADLSSSPMRLPSLDEMKMGDRGERVLLDVRETREQERRLRDIQQQLQVLDETEPSNPIHLSDDQLKNLLLKCEEEMVRSSSDLSSGLISALDSHNTSPLVFSPPPCSNLSDLLPGAETDNQIPSD